The sequence ttttttttaaaaaaaattgtaacaTTACCTCATACACTGGCCTAGGGttcatgaagaagaaaattggGTCCATTGCTTTCCATCCCCTAGCCGTTGTTGCATGAAAAAACCCTACTCTATAATTCATAGCCACTGGCACAATCCGATCGGTTAATTCTGCAAAAAGTGCACTAAACCTTAATAAAAATGGTTCCCTACATGTTGTTCCTTCAGGGCAAACAACCAAATCTCCTTTCTCAAGTTGCCGTTTGATTTTTTGTGCGTCTACTTCTCGAATTCTTGTCAATCGGACGGTCGGTATCGGCGATAAAATCTCCGATAATCGGGAGATCGAGTACGTTACAGCCGGAATTTTACGTTGAAGTACAGTGGATAGAACCACTGGATCCAGTAGGGTTCGGTGAGTGCACACAAAGAGCACGCCCGAGTTAGTGGTGGTGGCTAGTGGTGGTGGTTTGCCCTTGACAATGACTTTACCACCAAATAATGGAGCTACATATGGTATGAGGGATAATGGAAGCATTAACCCTACTATAATACGTATTGTTGCTATTATTATACCAAATGGAAGCCATAAAAGGATTAAAAGAGATGTAGATGGTGTTGGACGTTTGACTAAACGACCATCATGGAAAATTACTGGTAATGGCTTGATCATAAGTTGGTGATCTTGATTTTTGCTCCTCATAAATGGTGGATTTAATTGTTCCTGCAGTTTCAATTGACATTTGTAACAAAATTATATTTCAAGAATCTCATGTCAAtgtcataaaaaaaaaatctatacaTCTAGTTCTTTCTTGTATTATTATGTgataaaatcgcataaaatatCTCTTTCATTTTCAGTGGTCCCAAAGTTagaattcaaacaaaaaaaaactatataTAAGGATATAACTGACAATAATACTGCTAAAATACATGACGGATTTGATTGTTTTTGCAGTTTCAATTGACATTTGTAACAAAATTTTATTTCAAGAATCTCATATCaatgttaaaaaaaaaatctatacaTCTAGTTCTTTCTTGTATGATTATGTGACGAAATCTCATCAAATAGCTCTTTCATTTTCAGTGGTCGTACAGTTAGAATTCAAACTAATATAAATAGAaggatttaagttataaatattgaTAACAATAATACTATTTAAAaaactttaaattttaaataaatgttTTTCAAAGAATTTAGCTACCTTACAAGAGAAACAAATCTATCTAGTGCCTAGCTTCTTATACAATTATATACCGAAATTTCATCAAATAGCTCTTTCATATTGATCCATAGTTAGAATTCAAGCAAACGATAGAAGtcaaaagaaaaatttatattatatatactgACAGCGTAAAAGAACTTTATCTCACGTACCTTGcaaagagaaagaaatgaagaagaaccAGCTGATTGAGGCATTCCAAGGCCTAAGCTAGGTTGTTCACCACCAAATAATTCATCAACTATTTCCTTAATCAAATCAAAATCATCCTTAATAAATCCAGTAGATAAACCAGATTTATTAACAACTAATTCACTCCCAATAACATAATCAGCTTTCAAATGCTCTTTCACAAATCTCTCAACCATAATTCTTGGAATTTTTGACACCACAATTCTCTTATCAAAAGAGCTAAAAATACTCCAAGAATCCATAttaatatcatcaaaataaaacTTAGGTAAAACAGCTCTAGCCACAGCTTCAATTTCAGATATTTTTACACCTGCAGTAGCTACAAATATCATCAACTTTAACCCTTTATTTCTTTTACCACAAATTTCAAGAACCCTAATTACTGGCCATAACATAAGTAAAATAGCAAATCTTATAAGACCAGAAGCTTCAAATGCAACTAACATGAAATAACTAAAGGGGTCTGGATTTTTCAAAAGAATTCCTTCAAACTCAGAAATAATTGACTCCATTTTTGGTGGGGTTTTTTTTTACAGATAATTTTTGTTAGAATTTGAAAAGATAATTGAAGGGTTTTAAGGAGACTAAGGTTTGTAAGATGAAGGTAGATTTGACTGTGTTCTAAGGAAAGAATGAGATTGTTTATCTGTTTACAACTACCGACTTAATTATGGAcgtgtatttatatatatttcagAGTGGAGTCTTATTTGCATGTTTTCTTGCGGTGGATATATCTGCATGAAATAAATGCAATAAAGAATATTCGCCATGTGGACGTGCAAATTGCTTGGTTACTTAACTCAATCAACTTACGTTGGCGTTTGGACATacgaattgtaaaattccaaaaaaaaaaaagtgaaaattttgtTTTCACGTGAAAATGATATtcgaaaattagagttgtgtttggacatgaatataattttaggtttttttgaagttttgtgagtgatatgaggaaaaattttggaaaataaGTTTTTGaagattttcaaattttcgattGGGATACTTCGAATAAACTTGAGTACATATAGCACCAGTCCATCAATAGCAGCATCCCTTCCTCTTGCACTTTTCCAAAATTTAtcagtgaaaattgaaaattttatggtcaaATACTGTTTtcgaagaaaaatagaaaaattcctATGTCCAAACGAGCTCTTATTCTACTTTTACATTTTCCTACCATTTAAAAAGATTTTGagttatatatattaattatatttaagtggAAAAAATTTACATGATCAGTATAGTTGagagcccgtttggccatgaattttttttttttttactttttttcaaaatcagtgtttggccataaaattttcaattttcacttgaagatgaattttgaaatttttcaaaaatttaaaaaacttcaaaaagttatttttcaaaattttcactcaaatcactgacaaaaattcaaaaacaacccaaaaataaattcatgtccaaacacaattctgATTTTCAAATAtcggatttttttaaaaatattttttcgaatttttataattcttatgtccaaacgcccactaaaccTATTATAATATACGTTGTCTCTAGGGCGGATCTATTGTGTTTGTTTTTGGGTTTATGTGactttttgtttagattttatatatatactaaaaattCTATTATTAATATATACAAATTAATATCTAAGtgtaaacttaattattatggtaatattaatttgatattgttttagaAACTCATAAACTTCAAAATCAACATCAAATGACTATGACCTTGGAGGACATGTCTCTATGTCGTCAATTGTACGTTGTTTCATCGAAGGCGAACGTAATAAATGATTTTATGAAGTTGAACTGAATTCAATATTTTTTATGTGgaatatttttacatattttaatgtgtcaaaataataattaattaaggttaatttagtaaatatatttttttcaaagagTTCATATTTACTTAACTGATTTTGACCGAAAGGAGTAATATAAAGTAGGGGTGGGCATcagtcggttcggttcggttatgaatattatcggtttagcatatcggtttacaaatttaataaaccgataagatatcagttatcggttatcgatcattatcggttcggttattggtttacccgataagataactcaatctagagttaagcaaaaaagagaagacaatTCACTGGAGTTGTCAAAGCTCAGCGTACTGTACAAAAGAATAATGTTCAAAATATACCCAAAACTGATGAAGATTGTCGATTGAGAATTGATAAGTGCGAAGAGAAATTGGTAGTTGTTATAGGCTGCACAACGTGAGCTCACAAAATTAagaaacgaaaataaaaaaataaagaatcatTAACTGTCAAAAATACCAATATGAAGATGAATTTTTGTTATAGAAATTAAAAGCATAATGTATAAGACTAAAGACTTACGCTAGGAGTAACTAGTAAGgtctatgaagaatgaaaatgaaACAGCTGAAGAGTGCGGCTgagaaagaataggagagaatgaACTGAAGCCCTAACATATGTATATACTTGAGGGTAAAGTCataattttattagtttttattgggttatcggtttacccATTAATAAAATTGGCAACCCGAGGCCTGAACCGATAATCCACTAGTGAAAAATTCTAAACCATTACCGAATCGTTAACCCAATAACCtgataccgataacccaataaacaaTTAACGATTTGGATTATCGATCTTACCCAATATATGCTCAGCCCTAACATAAAGGGATAAAATATTTCAGCTGGACCATAACTTGGCAACTAGCCGATGGCGACTTAGTCATGGGAATAATTAATTCCCAAGTTTGAAATGGTCTACTCGGAGGGGGTTTTCAACTCTAATTTGAGATGCACCATTGTTTTTTCCACAAATTGAAAACGATCGAAAATTGGTCAGTTTTTATTCAATTCTGATCGATTTCGGTCGATTTTTTTGGACGTTTTTGGATAGTTTTTTTAATAGTGTCTACGCATTTTTATTGTTCGGATTATAACTTAGAAAACAAAATTCTGatagtgaagttgaaatttttTCCAGAGTTTACAACCTACTGATACCTCACAAAATGTGGTCAGACCATAAAGTAGAATCGCATGAAACACAAATTATATTCTCCAATATGATTttgtaattaataataataataataataataataataataataataataataataataataataacaacaacaactactacaacaataacaacattatcatactactatttttatttgatcgcttattatttttgtcatctttgttgtccttgttattcatcactttcttttaattattttcttctaagtaagaaataataataaaatgcttAATTTATCATGATATTCATATTAATTGATGTATATTTTTAATGGATTTGAGAAGATGAtgtgaaatgagtaattaatattgtggttataacaggaaaaaaagaaattgttttctcttgatcaTATGTTAAAAGTAACATGTAAaagtgaaaatctatttttaaaatgttgGACATGTAAAAGTGAATGGAGAGCGTAAATGAATAACGTCTAATAATAGCGAATtgcaaaaagggaaaataaatcaATATACTATATAAATTAAACACTGTGGTTTGATTATATCACCAAGTCTCCACTGAATTGAGTCCTAATTATGCCATTAGTTAATTAATGCAATCATGTGAAAATTATCAACCTCTTAATTATAATTGACCGGCTTTGTCCATttatgaaagctttgaatttggcAAATTCTCCCCTTTTATTACTTACAAGTTAGTAATATTAAAATGACACTTTTTTCTGAATATATCTCAACCTGTAATGTACTTGCTATTCTGAAAATTTTCTTGACGTAGATACAAAGTTGGAATGAAAGAGTAAAAAgagtgtattttttttttttcgtttcctGCCCGCGCTGTCTTCTCATGTTGTATTGGGGTTCGATCAATTTAGATTCACTTAAAACTCATTAAAGGGGAAGTATTCCCTACTAGAATATTTTTAGTTCTTAAGGTATAAATCAAGACTTTTGATTAAGAATGGATGGATCGTATACATCGCTCTGCAAACTCTTGGTGGTAAAAGAgtgtgttttttttccttttcctgcCTGCTGTCTTCTTGTGTTGTATTGGGATTCGAATTCTATCTTCTATTTGCGCTGCGTAAGGCTCTCATTAAGGGGGAAACATTCCCTACTAGAACTTTTTGTTCTTAATGCTTAAATCGAaacttttgattaagaacaaaTGGATCATATACATCGCACTGCAAACTCTTAGTAATAAAAGAGTGTCATTATCAAATGGTTtaaacttttattatttatttcttgttttcttgtgTAGGTTTGTAAGAAAGTTTTGAAGTTAGGTTAGAAACTTAGGCTCCATTTGCGGCTCATCCACAGTTGTGGTTGCTCAACTGATTTTTATCACCTTTTTGTAACCTTTTGGCCTTAATTGATTCATCATCCTATGGAAATTTCTCTTTCTTTCAAGCCAAGGTATAACTTTATGGAGAAAATTTTATAACAAGACATTACTTAAAAATAGAACCTTCTACGAATATGTATGAGTTTAATTTTTATACGTTAATAGTATAAACGAATTTGTACATAATTTGATCACCTAAAAGATAACTATACAAATGACAGTCCATAATAAATTGGATTAATAACTTGAAAATTAAGTCAAACTTGCTACAAGATGTTAAAATACACAATACTAacgtaaaaaaaattattatctcgatgtatataagttaaattaatactaattattttgttgttgttggtactTTCAAGGCATATTTTCTGGATTGGTCTCGGCTTGTAGTATTATTCGTCCAAATTCTATATTGATTGAGGTTTCCTTTTCTTGGTTCAGTTTGGTAATTATTTGTCGTAAAGGCCTTGTGATATAGCTTGGTTATTTGATTATGTACATTGAGTGTTTGGTTctgatatgatgggatcgggctgcacgctgcatcaggtgtaataagggaggattgatatagtggaataagggtgaatgcatatatatatatatatacagtgggATTGGGTTGTACACCGTAACATGTGTAATAAAGGTGgaatgatatggtggaataagggtgaaattacgatattgatattgatatatggtgggatcgggttgcgtgccgtaacatatatattatttactgCTATTGATATTATTATGGTGGACAGGTGGAATAAGGTAGGATTATATGTTGTCTGGTAGGATCGGGTTGTGTGCCACAATAACCTATATGTTTTTATTTCTTAAGATGTGTTGTCTTTTCGATATCTTTGTTTGAACTGGTAAAATTGGTAATTCTAGACATCACTTATTATTTTCGAGGTTGAAGTTCTCATTCTGTGTTAACTGTTTAAATTCTGTTAAGTATTTCCATTATTTCTGTCACTATTATATACTATGTACAGGTTTTAGCttaggtgacccgccttagcctcgtcactacttcgtcaaggttaggctcggcatttatcagtacatgaggtcggttgtactgatactgcactctacacacTGTGCAGATTCTGGAGATGGTCCTAGCGGTGGTTATTAGCAAGCTCGGATCATACATtcgcggagacttgaggtatgaCTGTTCAGTGCCCGCAGCTCCTGGAGTCCCCATCCTCTGTCTATTTAGTTGTGTACTTTCATTCGAACAACTTGCTACTTATTTCAGACCCTTATGTGTATTACTCTAGTAGTTCGTGCACTCGTGACACCAGGTTCAAGGAATTGTAATGGATATTTTGCTAGTTCAGCTTCTGCATTGTTACTTTAAATTTATTCAGTTATCTTAGTTCGTATTTAATATCtaatttaactgttaaaaagagTAGATTGTTCTAacattgacttgcctagcaagttaaatattaggcgtcatcacgatcccgacggtggaaatttcgggtcgtgataagttggtatcagagcactaggttacacaggtctcacaagtcacgagcaaatttagtagagtctggaggatcggtacggagacgtctgtacttatctttcagaggctatggagttaggaataatttcacttttattcttctttATCATGCAGTTTTTATTCTATCATCGCTGATTGAACTTTTCTATtctgttctctcgcagatggagagaacacgcacCGCATCTTCAGTTGGGCAGCAGctagagcccccagtggcagctcctacaagtggcagaggtagagatcgaggccatgctagaggccaaggcaggggcagggctcagcctagagctcgagtggcagcaccagtggcggagcctcagttGGAgtctgatgatgaggttccagcctagACTGTTCCTggcggaccagctcaggtccagGAGGGGTTCATAGCTACCCC is a genomic window of Nicotiana tabacum cultivar K326 chromosome 16, ASM71507v2, whole genome shotgun sequence containing:
- the LOC107824226 gene encoding glycerol-3-phosphate acyltransferase 5-like, with the translated sequence MESIISEFEGILLKNPDPFSYFMLVAFEASGLIRFAILLMLWPVIRVLEICGKRNKGLKLMIFVATAGVKISEIEAVARAVLPKFYFDDINMDSWSIFSSFDKRIVVSKIPRIMVERFVKEHLKADYVIGSELVVNKSGLSTGFIKDDFDLIKEIVDELFGGEQPSLGLGMPQSAGSSSFLSLCKEQLNPPFMRSKNQDHQLMIKPLPVIFHDGRLVKRPTPSTSLLILLWLPFGIIIATIRIIVGLMLPLSLIPYVAPLFGGKVIVKGKPPPLATTTNSGVLFVCTHRTLLDPVVLSTVLQRKIPAVTYSISRLSEILSPIPTVRLTRIREVDAQKIKRQLEKGDLVVCPEGTTCREPFLLRFSALFAELTDRIVPVAMNYRVGFFHATTARGWKAMDPIFFFMNPRPVYEVTFLNQLPVEATCSSGKSPHDVANYVQRILATTLGFECTNFTRKDKYRVLAGNDGIVSQNYGTNGVKSLMNTFKQVVGTFNPFIH